The window TCCACCTTGTGAACGTAGGAATAACTTCATACTCTCAAGAGCGGAACCATCATTGATCGCTGTTTCAAGCAGTTTTCTGGCTGCTTCAAGCGTCTCCGCTTTTTCAGCCAATAAAACCATATAGCTTCCTAATGTTAAACAAAGTTCAGTTAAATCTTCAGGACCTTCACCCTTTAACGTATCAATCGCTTCTTTTACCTCAAGGGCATTTCCAATCGCATATCCAAGTGGCTGGTTCATATCAGAAATGACCGCCATCGTTTTCCGACCAACATTATTCCCGATTCCCACCATAGCCTTAGCAAGTTCTCGTGACTGCTCTAGTGTTTTCATGAAAGCTCCGGCACCCGTTTTCACATCCAACACTATAGCGTCTGCACCGGCGGCAATTTTTTTACTCATAATCGAACTAGCAATGAGCGGAATACTGTTTACGGTTGCTGTCACATCACGCAACGCATAAAGCTTTTTATCTGCTGGTGTTAAATTGCCACTTTGACCAATCACCGCTAATTTATTCTTGTTGACAAGTTCAATGAATTCTTCATTTTTAATTTCAACATGAAAGCCCGCGACCGCCTCAAGCTTGTCAATCGTCCCACCCGTATGGCCTAATCCGCGTCCAGACATTTTAGCTACAGGTACACCCACTGCAGCTACAAGAGGACCAAGCACCAACGTCGTTGTATCACCTACACCACCTGTTGAATGCTTATCTACCTTTATCCCTTCAATTTCAGACAAATCAATTTGATCACCAGATTCAACCATCGCCATTGTTAAATCGGCTCGCTCGGTTTCAGTCATCCCCTGAAAATAAATCGCCATCGTTAGGGCGCTCATTTGATAATCTGGGATGGATCCAATCGTATAACCATCTATAATAAATTTTATTTCCTCTTTAGTAAGTTCAAGGCCATCACGTTTTTTTTCGATTAAATCGACCATTCTCATTATGGACACCACATTTCTCAATATTAGCTTTGTTTGTTCTCATTTAAGCGAGGCAACAATCGCTTTTATATATTTAAGAAAATTTGCTTTTACCCTTTCCGTTGTCTCCATTACCTCTTCATGAGAAAGGGGCTGATTTACAATCCCGGCAGCCATATTGGATATACAGGAGATTCCCAATACGTCTAAACCAGCATGCCGTGCAACAATTACCTCTGGAACAGTTGACATGCCGACTGCATCACCGCCAAGGATTCTCAGCATTTTCACTTCTGCAGGAGTTTCATAAGTTGGACCGGTATTCCCGACATAGACCCCTTCTTTGACAGGAATCTGTAACTCATTCGCAATTACTTTTGCTTGTTCTCGTAAATCATGACGATAGGCATCCGACATATCCGGGAACCGCGGTCCAAGTTTGGCATCGTTTTTCC of the Bacillus sp. 1NLA3E genome contains:
- a CDS encoding pyrimidine-nucleoside phosphorylase, with product MRMVDLIEKKRDGLELTKEEIKFIIDGYTIGSIPDYQMSALTMAIYFQGMTETERADLTMAMVESGDQIDLSEIEGIKVDKHSTGGVGDTTTLVLGPLVAAVGVPVAKMSGRGLGHTGGTIDKLEAVAGFHVEIKNEEFIELVNKNKLAVIGQSGNLTPADKKLYALRDVTATVNSIPLIASSIMSKKIAAGADAIVLDVKTGAGAFMKTLEQSRELAKAMVGIGNNVGRKTMAVISDMNQPLGYAIGNALEVKEAIDTLKGEGPEDLTELCLTLGSYMVLLAEKAETLEAARKLLETAINDGSALESMKLFLRSQGGDGSVVDDPTKLPQSTYTFELPALADGYVAEIVADAVGTAAMLLGAGRATKESEIDLAVGLMLRKKIGDKVAKGESLVTIYSNFENVTTVEEKLYQSIKLSNTAVKAPKLIYEQITE